From the Haladaptatus sp. DJG-WS-42 genome, the window AGCACCGTGACCATCCGCGTCCGGTATCAAGAACTCCTCGAAGCGGCCGGGAAGACAGCCTAAGCCACTGGTTCTTGCCATCTCTTTTTGGTCTGTTCTGTCGTATCTACAGAAATGGAACTCTCGGCGGTGGCGGTGGATATCGGGACGCGCTCTCCCACCGTCCTCCTCAATCGGGCTGACGCGGCGGAGATGGGTGTCCGGGCGCTTGATAGGGTACAACTCCGTCACGCAGACCGCACGTCGATTGGCATCGTTGAGGTGACCGACGGCATCGTCGCTCGCGGAACGCTCGGTGTGACGCGCCGTCTTGGCCATATTTCAGGAACTGTTGACGTGACGCTCGCCCCGCGGCCCGATTCAGTCTCGTTCATCCGCAAGAAGTTAGACGACATTGAGCTCGAACACCACGAACTCAGGACAATTATCGAAGATATCGACGCAGACCGACTGAACGACGTAGAACTCGCTGCCTACGTCGCGGCGACGTACACCAACGGGCTCTCGCTCGCAGAGACCCTCTCGCTCACCGAACACATGGCAGCCGTGGGCGAATCGCTCGCGTGGGACGACGCAGTCATCGCGGACAAACACTCGATTGGCGGCGTTGCCGGGAACCGTATCACGCCAATCGTCGTCTCCATCGTCGCCGCCGCGGGCGTGAAAATCCCCAAAACCTCCTCACGGGCGATCACCTCGCCTGCAGGTACAGCGGACACGATGGAGGTGTTCTGCCCGGTCGAATTTTCGCTTGCAGAGATACAGGAGATTGTCGAGCAGACGAACGGCTGTCTCGTCTGGGGCGGGGCAGTGAATCTCTCACCCGTGGACGACAAAATCATCCGCGTTGAGACACCGCTCGCCATCGACCCACCCGGCCAGATTATCGCCTCCGTCCTCTCGAAAAAGAAGAGTGCCGGCTCTACACACGTCGTCATCGACATCCCTTACGGCGAGGGAGCGAAAGTGCGTGACCTTCCGGACGCACGCGAACTCGCAGAGGATTTCAAACGAGTGGGCGAACACATCGGTCTCACCATCGAATGCACCATCACCGCCGGATCTGCACCAATTGGTCGGGGAATCGGCCCTGTGCTCGAAGCCCGCGACGTACTCGCTGTTTTGCAGGGAAACGGCCCTGAAGAACTCAAACTCAAGAGCCTCAGACTCGCAGAAATCCTGCTTGGATGTTGTGAGTGTGACGAGAGTGCGAGCGAGTTACTCGACTCTGGGGCCGCCCTCACAAAATTCCGTGAGATTATCGGCGCACAGGGTGGCGACCCAACTATCGAAAGTGCCGCCCTCGTTCCCGGCCAAGAAACAGTCGAGGTGCGGGCAGACCGCTCCGGCGTCGTGACTCACATCGACAACGCGCTCGTGAGCGACCTTGCACGCCGTGCGGGTGCGCCAAAAGACGTCGGTGCGGGCATCCGCCTCGATTGTGCCGTCGGTGACACGGTGACCAAAGGCCGGTCGCTGTTCACCATCTACGCAGAGCGTGGCGAAAAACTGGCAGACGCGCAGCGACTCCTTGCACACAGCGAACCGGTTCGCGTGCGGAGTCGAGAAGAAGCGTTGGTCGAACGAATTTAACCGAGAGAACCGTTCTGTCTGCATTCTGCCACTCTTTTTGGCAAACCTAAACTTCAAGTCTGGGTAGCGATTCCGGCTAGCCAATGAGTACACACGAAGCCGAGGCGTTCACCTTCGACGACCTCGCCGTTGTGATGGGATCGTACAACGAAGCTGACGCGATTGCGGCGGTCTGTCGCGACATCAACGACGTCACCGACGAACGAGCGGAAATCGTCTGCGTCGACGGTTCGTCAGACCGTACCCCTGAAATCGCCCGCGAACACGGCGCAACCGTCGTCGAACAGGAGCCACAGGGCTACGGCATCGCCGTGAAAGAAGCGGTCGAAACGCCAGACAGGCCCGTCGTCGTCACAACCGACTGCGACGACACGTACCCAATGGCCAGATTACCGGACTTCCTCGACAAAATCAACGAGGGCTACGACGTGGTCAGCGGCGACCGCCTCTACTACGGCGCAGACGCGATGCCCGCGTTCAATCGCTTTGGCAATGAGGCGTTCGCGCTGCTCGCAAGTACGCTCATGGGAAAGCGCGTCCACGATACGACGACTGGCATGCGCGCCTACCGCCGCGACGTGATTCAGCAAATCGAGTGGACCGAGAACACCGGCCTCTCCGCAGAACTGCTGATGCGCCCGCTCATGCGCGACTACCGAATCTACGAGCTGCCCATCGAGTACCACGAACGCGCAGGCGAGACGAAGCTAGACCCACTCTCTGGCGGGGCAGCGATTGCAAAATCCATCGTCAAGGTCGCGGCCGAAGAACACCTGCGGTAATCACGCGCTCGTCGCGTTCGTCTCGAAGGAGACGCCAGCGATGTAGTCGTCCGCGCCCGGCAGATACGTGCCCTCGTACCCGCAGTTTGCCTGCAGGCGACAGACGCGCTTTTCGGGCGGCCAAATGAGTTTGACGGAGTCCTTTTTCGGGTCTGCAGCAATCGACACTGCCTGCCGGTAGGTCACGGTCGAACCGCCGGGCTGGACGAACGTCACCGAGAGCACGACCTCGTCGGTGTCGGCGAGGGCGACCGTGTTGTTTTCGCCCCCACCGAACCGCCGGAGCTGTTCGTTTTGGATGCTTGCGTTCTCGGGCGTTATCGTCCAATTGAGTGCGAGCGTGCCGTTCAACTCGCCCTCGTAGGCGTATTGGACGACTTCGCCGTCGGATTCGAGGCGCACCGTTGCTGACTCTGCGGCGGTCACCACGCCCACAGCAGTTTGGAGGCGGTGTGCAGAGCCGTTTCGAACGGCGAGGGGCTGAATCGCCGGGGTCACCGGTTCAGGGTCAGCCGTCCAGTCACCGCGGAAGGTGTAGCGGTAGAGGTTCCGGTCTGTGTACCGCCCGATGACCGCGAAGTCGTCTTCCGGCGCACTGTCGATGGCGTACACCGCATTTCCGTCGAGGTGGGGCTGATTTCGCAGCGACTGGAACGGGTGGTTGAGCCAGTCGCCGTACGGCGTGGCGACGAACACGAGCGCGTTGTCGAACTGCTGGGTTTCGAACGGTTCGTAGGCTGACTCGTAGCGTTCGGTGTAGCCGCGATTCTCCGAGACGGGGTCTGCGAGAACGGCCATCTCGGCGGAGGCGACGACGGGCACACAAATGACGAGCGCGGTGAGAAGTACGGCGCGGGCCGTCTTCGCATCGAATCGAGAGCGGACTGTTTCGCGGGCGAGGTCTGCGATGAACAGTGCGCCTGCCGCCCCGAAGACGGCAATCGGGAGGAGCAAGTCGAAGTGATAAAACGGCCCGAACTGTGCGATGAGGCCGTCCGTAGGCGTGTCCATTCGCCCGAGGATGTTCAGGTTGCCCCAGAAAAAGACGTTGCCAGCCGTAATGCTCACGAACAGCGCAGCGAGCATCCAGCGAAGCGTCCCGTCGGTGAGACTCCACGGATTCACCGAAATATCGTCTCTGCCCACGCTTGAGCCGACGCCGAGCGCGACGAGCGCCGTGCCGAGAATACCGGCGGGGAGCCAGCGCGTGGCAAACTCCCAGAGGACGTGGGCGTTGGCTTCGATGGCGAGCGAGGGGCTGTAGATGCGCTCGTAGCCGAGCAGTTCCTTGCGGCCAAAGCCGATGCCGTCGAGCGGCGCGAACGCCTCGAACGGGAAAATGAACGGCGAGCCGGTGACGTGGGCGTTGTAGGCAAGCGCGAGCGCCACGCCAGCGCCGCCGAGGACGCCGATGACGGCGTTTCTGAACGTGACGGTGAGCAGGGGTTCACCAGCAGGCAGCGAGACACCGATGGTTGAAATCGCGTGGAAGATGAACGGCGCGGCGAACAACATCGCAGTAAACGGCCGTGAGAAGAAGGCGAGGCCGATGGCCACGCCAGCGAGGGCGGCGTAGGCGTAGCTTCGGCGGCGAATCGCGCGGACGTAACCGAAGGCGAACAGCAAATTCAAGAAAAACGTCGGCGCGTACGGCAAGAACACCGACGAGGAGATGAGAAACAGTGGGCTTGCGAGGAGGACGACGATGGCAACGAAGCTCGTGCGCGTATCGAACGCTTCTCTCGTGAGGAGGGCAACGAGAACTGCAGAGCCAACGGCAATCAGTGCGAGACTGATGCGTGGCTCGCCAAGCGCCATGCCGACCGCGAACATTGCGGCGGGGACGGGGGCGTATTTGGGGTACAGTCGAAAACCGTCTTGGACGAAAAACCACGGGCGGAAGGCGTCAGGCAGCGGGGTGGCGAACCAGAGTTCGCCAGAGAGCAGGAGCTGCGCCTGTTGGAGATACACACCTTCGTCGTGGTTCGACGAGTGGTACGGAAACAGGTCTGTGGCGATGGCGAAGATGACGACGCCGACGAGCGCACTGAGGAGGGCGAGTGCGAGGGACGTGAGGACGGCCCGTTTCAGTTCGGACGCATCTGCGTACTTCCCTGGGGGCGCATCGGGTTGGGAATCGTCGGCTGGTGTCGTATCGTGGGGGGACTGGGTTCGGGGCTCCCGGTTAGTCATCCGCCGGACTATCGACCCTCCAGCGGCTGTCAGGTGGGAACCACGCGAGGTCGTGGTCAGCCGCGAGCGAGACGGTTACCGGCATCCCGAGAGAGACGCGGGCATCGTGATTATGCATACACTCAAGTACGTCTCCCGTTTCGAGTTCCACCCGATATAGCACTGTTGGCCCAAGGTAGCGACGGTAGACGATATGACCGCCCGCCTGCGATTCGCTCGCTGGCCGGGCGACGAGGTCGTCGGGACGTACGAGCACGTCGATTTCCGTCTCGTCGTACTCCGTGACGAGGCCGTGGATTTGGTCACGTGGAATCGTCCCGATACCCGTCTCGACGCTGTCGCCGGAGACGGTTCCAGAGAGGAAACTCGCGTGGCCAAGGAAGCCCGCGACGAACCGCGACTCTGGGTGCTGGAACACCTGTTCAGGGCTGCCGATCTGTTCGAGTTTCCCGTCGTTCATCACCGCAACGCGGTCTGAGATGGAAAAGGCCTCTTCCTGGTCGTGGGTGACCGAAATCGCAGTGACGCCCGCCTCTTTGATGATGCGTCGGACTTCCTCGCGCATCTCGACACGGAGGTCTACGTCTAAGTTCGAAAACGGCTCGTCTAAGAGGAGGATTTCTGGTTCGGGGGCGAGCGAGCGCGCGAGGGCGACCCGCTGTTGTTGCCCGCCTGAAAGCTGGTCTGGCGTGCTCTCGCGGTGGGTGGTGAGGCCAACGAGGTGGAGGAGTTCCTCGACACGCTTCTCGCGCGCCGCTTTCGGCATGTCCTTGAGGCCGAAGGCGATGTTCTCTGCGGCGGTGAGGTGGGGAAAGAGGGCGAACTCTTGGAACACGACGCCAATGCCGCGCTCTTCGGGTTCGAGGAATCCGCCGTTTCCAGCGACGACCGTGTCGTTTAAACGAATCGTCCCGTCGTCCGGGCGGGCGAGTCCAGCAATGAGGCGGAGCGTTGTCGTCTTCCCACACCCCGACGGGCCAAGTAGGGTGAGGATTTCGCCTTCGCGGACGGAAAACGACAGGTAGTCTAAGACGCGCTCGCTGCCGAAGGACTTGCCCACGTCATTGAGTGTGAGCACGGCCCGGTCTGAAGGTTCATCGAGTGGTTCATCGACTGAGATATTTCTTGGTGCAAAATCGCTATTTGACATCGTATCCCTCCATTGCGAGCATCACGAGCATCGACAGCGCCGAGACGACTACGAGCACGAGCGCGGGGATGGCCGCGTGCCCGAAGTGACCGGAGGCCTGTGCCGACCAGATGTGCGTGACGAGCGTCTTGAAGCCCGTTGGCCGCAAGAGCAGCGTCGCGGGCAGTTCCTTCATCGTCGTCAAGAAGACGAGCAACGCCCCGCCAAGTAAGCCGGGCGCGACGAGCGGCAACGTCACCTCGCGGAACGCGGCCACCGGTGAGCGTCCGAGCGTGCGGGCGGCGTCAGAAAGCGTCGGGCTGACTTGTAAGAACCCAGCGCGCGTCGAACCGACGGCCTGGGGCAGGAAGCGCACGACGTAGGCGAAGATGAGCAGCGGGAACAAGATGAGTTCTTGCTGGTAGAATTGCCCGCCGTAGCGCGCGCCGAAGTAGACGAGCGCGAGACCCATCACGACGCCCGGGACGGCGTAGCCGACGTAGGAGGCGCGTTCGATGAGCCACGACGCCCGCGAGCGGTGGCGCACGGCGAGATAGGCAATCGGGAGTCCAGCGAGCCCGGCAACGAGTGCGGCCACCGCCGAAACGCCGACTGAGTTAAACGCGTACTCCCACTGGAACGCAAGCGAGGCAGCAGCAGATTCAGAGCCACCGCGAATCAGCCACGCCGTGAGAATCCCGACGGGGACGACGAGCGCGAGGCCCGCAACGCCGAGACAGAGTGCGAGTGCGGGCCATTTCCACGCGCCAAGGTGAACGAGCGCCCCGCGCG encodes:
- a CDS encoding AMP phosphorylase produces the protein MELSAVAVDIGTRSPTVLLNRADAAEMGVRALDRVQLRHADRTSIGIVEVTDGIVARGTLGVTRRLGHISGTVDVTLAPRPDSVSFIRKKLDDIELEHHELRTIIEDIDADRLNDVELAAYVAATYTNGLSLAETLSLTEHMAAVGESLAWDDAVIADKHSIGGVAGNRITPIVVSIVAAAGVKIPKTSSRAITSPAGTADTMEVFCPVEFSLAEIQEIVEQTNGCLVWGGAVNLSPVDDKIIRVETPLAIDPPGQIIASVLSKKKSAGSTHVVIDIPYGEGAKVRDLPDARELAEDFKRVGEHIGLTIECTITAGSAPIGRGIGPVLEARDVLAVLQGNGPEELKLKSLRLAEILLGCCECDESASELLDSGAALTKFREIIGAQGGDPTIESAALVPGQETVEVRADRSGVVTHIDNALVSDLARRAGAPKDVGAGIRLDCAVGDTVTKGRSLFTIYAERGEKLADAQRLLAHSEPVRVRSREEALVERI
- a CDS encoding dolichyl-phosphate hexose transferase; amino-acid sequence: MSTHEAEAFTFDDLAVVMGSYNEADAIAAVCRDINDVTDERAEIVCVDGSSDRTPEIAREHGATVVEQEPQGYGIAVKEAVETPDRPVVVTTDCDDTYPMARLPDFLDKINEGYDVVSGDRLYYGADAMPAFNRFGNEAFALLASTLMGKRVHDTTTGMRAYRRDVIQQIEWTENTGLSAELLMRPLMRDYRIYELPIEYHERAGETKLDPLSGGAAIAKSIVKVAAEEHLR
- a CDS encoding glycosyltransferase family 39 protein → MTNREPRTQSPHDTTPADDSQPDAPPGKYADASELKRAVLTSLALALLSALVGVVIFAIATDLFPYHSSNHDEGVYLQQAQLLLSGELWFATPLPDAFRPWFFVQDGFRLYPKYAPVPAAMFAVGMALGEPRISLALIAVGSAVLVALLTREAFDTRTSFVAIVVLLASPLFLISSSVFLPYAPTFFLNLLFAFGYVRAIRRRSYAYAALAGVAIGLAFFSRPFTAMLFAAPFIFHAISTIGVSLPAGEPLLTVTFRNAVIGVLGGAGVALALAYNAHVTGSPFIFPFEAFAPLDGIGFGRKELLGYERIYSPSLAIEANAHVLWEFATRWLPAGILGTALVALGVGSSVGRDDISVNPWSLTDGTLRWMLAALFVSITAGNVFFWGNLNILGRMDTPTDGLIAQFGPFYHFDLLLPIAVFGAAGALFIADLARETVRSRFDAKTARAVLLTALVICVPVVASAEMAVLADPVSENRGYTERYESAYEPFETQQFDNALVFVATPYGDWLNHPFQSLRNQPHLDGNAVYAIDSAPEDDFAVIGRYTDRNLYRYTFRGDWTADPEPVTPAIQPLAVRNGSAHRLQTAVGVVTAAESATVRLESDGEVVQYAYEGELNGTLALNWTITPENASIQNEQLRRFGGGENNTVALADTDEVVLSVTFVQPGGSTVTYRQAVSIAADPKKDSVKLIWPPEKRVCRLQANCGYEGTYLPGADDYIAGVSFETNATSA
- a CDS encoding ABC transporter ATP-binding protein; translation: MSNSDFAPRNISVDEPLDEPSDRAVLTLNDVGKSFGSERVLDYLSFSVREGEILTLLGPSGCGKTTTLRLIAGLARPDDGTIRLNDTVVAGNGGFLEPEERGIGVVFQEFALFPHLTAAENIAFGLKDMPKAAREKRVEELLHLVGLTTHRESTPDQLSGGQQQRVALARSLAPEPEILLLDEPFSNLDVDLRVEMREEVRRIIKEAGVTAISVTHDQEEAFSISDRVAVMNDGKLEQIGSPEQVFQHPESRFVAGFLGHASFLSGTVSGDSVETGIGTIPRDQIHGLVTEYDETEIDVLVRPDDLVARPASESQAGGHIVYRRYLGPTVLYRVELETGDVLECMHNHDARVSLGMPVTVSLAADHDLAWFPPDSRWRVDSPADD